The following are encoded in a window of Thiohalobacter sp. IOR34 genomic DNA:
- the atpG gene encoding F0F1 ATP synthase subunit gamma — protein MAGAKEIRTQIKSIQNTRKITKAMEMVAASKMRRAQERMQASRPYANKMRAVIAHLAQAHPEYKHPYLVQREVRRIGLVVISTDRGLCGGLNINLFKTVIGQLKAWNEAGHEVDVAVLGSKAQQFFKRHGGNIVAQATHLGDAPGISDLIGTVKVMLDAYDEGRIDALYLASNDFVNTMTQRPHVDQLLPVQAEEDEKLHHHWDYIYEPDAKPVLDGLLMRYIESLVFQGVVENIACEMAARMVAMKAASDNAGNLIDELQLAYNKARQAAITQELSEIVSGAAAV, from the coding sequence ATGGCTGGCGCGAAAGAGATACGCACCCAGATCAAGAGCATCCAGAACACGCGCAAGATCACCAAGGCCATGGAGATGGTCGCGGCGAGCAAGATGCGCCGGGCGCAGGAACGCATGCAGGCCTCGCGGCCCTATGCCAACAAGATGCGCGCGGTGATCGCCCATCTGGCGCAGGCGCATCCGGAATACAAGCACCCCTATCTGGTGCAGCGCGAGGTGAGGCGCATCGGCCTGGTGGTGATCTCCACCGACCGCGGCCTGTGTGGCGGTCTCAACATCAACCTGTTCAAGACGGTGATCGGCCAGCTCAAGGCCTGGAACGAGGCCGGCCATGAGGTGGATGTCGCGGTGCTGGGCAGCAAGGCGCAGCAGTTCTTCAAGCGTCACGGTGGCAACATCGTCGCCCAGGCCACCCATCTCGGCGACGCGCCGGGCATCAGCGATCTGATCGGCACGGTGAAGGTGATGCTGGATGCCTATGACGAGGGCCGCATCGATGCCCTGTACCTGGCCAGCAACGATTTCGTCAACACCATGACCCAGCGGCCGCATGTCGATCAGCTGTTGCCGGTGCAGGCCGAGGAAGACGAGAAGCTGCATCATCACTGGGACTACATCTACGAGCCGGACGCCAAGCCGGTGCTGGACGGCCTGCTGATGCGCTACATCGAGTCGCTGGTGTTCCAGGGGGTGGTCGAGAACATCGCCTGCGAGATGGCGGCGCGCATGGTCGCCATGAAGGCCGCCTCGGACAATGCCGGCAACCTGATCGACGAACTGCAGCTGGCCTACAACAAGGCCCGTCAGGCCGCCATCACCCAGGAGCTGTCGGAGATCGTCAGCGGCGCGGCGGCCGTCTGA
- the glmU gene encoding bifunctional UDP-N-acetylglucosamine diphosphorylase/glucosamine-1-phosphate N-acetyltransferase GlmU: MTLDIIILAAGQGTRMRSALPKVLHPLAGRPLLEHVLDTASALGAATVHVVHGHGGEQVRERLQGHAVQWVEQAEQLGTGHAVAQALPAIPDAHRVLVLYGDVPLISEAALRRLCAAAGDDALALLTARLDDPTGYGRILRDAEGRVLGIVEQKDATPEQRAIREINTGFLAVRAGLLKGWLAALDNSNAQGEYYLTDVVAMAEDQGVPVEAVATECIEEILGVNDRGQLATLERHYQRRQAERLMREGVTLLDPARFDLRGTLYAGQDVSIDVNAVFEGRVVLGDRVRIGPNCVLRDVEIGDDVVVQANCVLEDAVIGRASRIGPFARIRPETRLAEQVHIGNFVEVKKSEIGPGSKVNHLSYIGDSQIGARVNVGAGTITCNYDGANKHRTVIEDDAFIGSDSQLVAPVTVGAGATIGAGTTLTRDAPPGELTLSRAPQKTRSGWKRPEKKK, translated from the coding sequence ATGACACTCGACATCATCATCCTCGCCGCCGGCCAGGGCACGCGCATGCGTTCGGCGTTGCCCAAGGTGCTGCATCCGCTGGCCGGCCGGCCGTTGCTGGAACACGTGCTCGATACCGCCAGCGCGCTCGGCGCAGCCACCGTGCACGTGGTCCATGGCCATGGCGGGGAGCAGGTGCGCGAGCGCCTGCAGGGCCATGCCGTGCAGTGGGTCGAGCAGGCCGAGCAGCTCGGCACCGGCCACGCCGTGGCCCAGGCGCTGCCGGCGATCCCCGACGCACATCGGGTGCTGGTGCTCTACGGCGACGTGCCGCTGATCAGTGAGGCCGCCCTGCGCCGGCTGTGCGCGGCCGCCGGCGATGATGCCCTGGCCCTGCTCACCGCGCGGCTCGATGATCCCACCGGCTACGGGCGCATCCTGCGTGACGCCGAAGGGCGGGTGCTCGGCATCGTCGAACAGAAGGACGCCACGCCCGAGCAACGTGCGATCCGCGAGATCAACACCGGCTTTCTCGCCGTGCGTGCCGGTCTGCTCAAGGGCTGGCTCGCCGCCCTGGACAACAGCAATGCCCAGGGCGAGTATTATCTGACCGACGTGGTTGCCATGGCCGAGGACCAGGGCGTACCGGTCGAGGCGGTAGCCACTGAATGTATCGAGGAGATCCTCGGTGTCAACGACCGCGGCCAGCTCGCCACCCTGGAGCGCCACTATCAGCGACGCCAGGCCGAACGGCTGATGCGCGAGGGCGTGACCCTCCTCGATCCCGCACGCTTCGATCTGCGTGGCACGCTGTATGCCGGCCAGGATGTGAGCATCGACGTCAATGCCGTGTTCGAGGGTCGGGTGGTGCTCGGCGACCGGGTGCGGATCGGTCCCAACTGCGTGCTGCGCGACGTGGAGATCGGCGACGACGTCGTGGTCCAGGCCAACTGCGTGCTGGAAGACGCCGTCATCGGCCGCGCTTCGCGCATCGGTCCCTTCGCCCGTATCCGCCCGGAGACCCGGCTTGCCGAACAGGTGCACATCGGCAACTTCGTCGAGGTGAAGAAATCCGAGATCGGCCCCGGTTCCAAGGTGAATCATCTCAGTTACATCGGTGACAGCCAGATCGGTGCCCGGGTCAACGTCGGTGCCGGCACCATCACCTGCAACTACGACGGTGCCAACAAGCACCGCACGGTGATCGAGGACGATGCCTTCATCGGTTCCGACAGCCAGCTGGTCGCGCCGGTGACGGTCGGTGCCGGCGCGACCATCGGTGCCGGTACCACCCTGACCCGGGATGCGCCGCCGGGTGAACTGACCCTGAGCCGTGCACCGCAGAAGACGCGCAGTGGCTGGAAGCGGCCGGAGAAGAAGAAGTGA
- the atpA gene encoding F0F1 ATP synthase subunit alpha → MQLNPTEISELIKSRIEKFESVAEARTEGTVVALTDGIARIHGLADVMAGEMIEFPGDIYGMALNLQRDSVGAVILGDYKQISEGDTVKCTGKILEVPTGESLLGRVVDALGNPIDAKGPIENAISSPIEKIAPGVIWRKSVDQPVQTGLKAIDAMVPIGRGQRELIIGDRQTGKTAVAVDTIINQKGTGVKCIYVAVGQKNSSVAAVVRKLEEHGAMEHTIVVAATAADSAAMQFIAPYAGCAMGEYFRDRGEDALIIYDDLTKQAWAYRQVSLLLRRPPGREAYPGDVFYLHSRLLERAARVNEEYVEKATNGEVKGKTGSLTALPIIETQAGDVSAFVPTNVISITDGQIFLESDLFNAGIRPAINAGLSVSRVGGAAQTKIIKKLGGGVRLALAQYRELAAFAQFASDLDEATRKQLERGQRVTELMKQSQYAPLSIAEMAVSLFAANEGFLDDVETSKVVEFESALHAHMKSQFADLMNQINETADYNDEIEAGLRKCVEDFKANGAW, encoded by the coding sequence ATGCAACTCAATCCCACAGAAATCAGCGAACTGATCAAGAGCCGCATCGAGAAGTTCGAGTCCGTCGCCGAGGCGCGCACCGAAGGTACGGTGGTCGCCCTGACCGACGGCATCGCCCGCATCCACGGCCTGGCCGACGTCATGGCCGGCGAGATGATCGAATTCCCGGGCGACATCTATGGCATGGCGCTCAACCTGCAGCGCGATTCGGTCGGTGCCGTGATCCTTGGTGACTACAAGCAGATCTCCGAGGGCGACACCGTCAAGTGCACCGGCAAGATCCTCGAAGTGCCGACCGGCGAGTCACTGCTCGGCCGCGTGGTCGATGCCCTGGGCAACCCGATCGACGCCAAGGGTCCGATCGAGAACGCCATCAGCTCGCCGATCGAGAAGATCGCGCCCGGCGTCATCTGGCGCAAGTCGGTGGACCAGCCGGTGCAGACCGGCCTCAAGGCGATCGATGCCATGGTGCCGATCGGCCGTGGCCAGCGCGAGCTGATCATCGGCGACCGCCAGACCGGCAAGACCGCGGTGGCCGTCGACACCATCATCAACCAGAAGGGCACCGGTGTGAAGTGCATCTACGTCGCCGTGGGCCAGAAGAACTCCTCGGTCGCGGCCGTGGTGCGCAAGCTGGAAGAGCACGGCGCCATGGAGCACACCATCGTGGTGGCGGCCACCGCCGCCGACTCCGCGGCCATGCAGTTCATCGCGCCCTATGCCGGTTGCGCCATGGGCGAGTACTTCCGCGACCGCGGTGAAGATGCGCTGATCATCTACGACGATCTGACCAAGCAGGCCTGGGCCTACCGCCAGGTGTCGCTGCTGCTGCGTCGTCCGCCGGGACGCGAGGCCTATCCGGGCGATGTCTTCTATCTGCATTCGCGCCTGCTGGAACGCGCCGCGCGGGTCAACGAGGAATACGTGGAGAAGGCCACCAATGGCGAGGTGAAGGGCAAGACCGGTTCGTTGACCGCGCTGCCGATCATCGAGACCCAGGCCGGCGACGTGTCCGCCTTCGTGCCGACCAACGTCATCTCCATCACCGACGGCCAGATCTTCCTGGAGTCCGATCTGTTCAACGCGGGCATCCGTCCGGCCATCAACGCCGGTCTCTCGGTATCCCGTGTCGGCGGTGCGGCGCAGACCAAGATCATCAAGAAGCTCGGCGGCGGCGTGCGCCTGGCCCTGGCCCAGTATCGTGAGCTGGCGGCCTTCGCCCAGTTCGCCTCCGACCTGGACGAGGCGACCCGCAAGCAGCTGGAACGCGGCCAGCGGGTCACCGAGTTGATGAAGCAGAGCCAGTACGCACCGCTGTCCATCGCCGAGATGGCCGTTTCGCTGTTCGCCGCCAACGAGGGTTTCCTCGACGACGTCGAGACCAGCAAGGTGGTCGAGTTCGAATCGGCCCTGCACGCGCACATGAAGTCGCAGTTCGCCGATCTGATGAACCAGATCAACGAGACGGCGGACTACAACGACGAGATCGAGGCCGGTCTGCGCAAGTGCGTCGAGGACTTCAAGGCGAACGGCGCCTGGTAG
- a CDS encoding F0F1 ATP synthase subunit epsilon produces MAMTIHVDIVSAEAEIFSGPATMVYAPAEMGEVGIAPRHAPLLTRLKPGEVRVQDQNGEEQIFFVSGGMLEVQPHVVTVLSDTAIRAENLDEARALEAKQHAEKMMEDNKADIDYAKAQAELAEAMAQLRVIEHLRKKGQRR; encoded by the coding sequence ATGGCAATGACCATTCACGTCGACATCGTCAGCGCCGAGGCGGAGATCTTCTCCGGTCCGGCGACCATGGTCTATGCCCCGGCCGAGATGGGCGAGGTCGGCATCGCGCCGCGCCACGCCCCCCTGCTCACCCGGCTCAAGCCGGGCGAGGTCCGGGTGCAGGACCAGAACGGCGAGGAGCAGATCTTCTTCGTCTCGGGTGGCATGCTCGAGGTGCAGCCGCACGTGGTCACGGTGCTCTCGGACACCGCGATCCGCGCCGAGAACCTCGACGAGGCGCGGGCCCTGGAGGCCAAGCAGCATGCCGAGAAGATGATGGAGGATAACAAGGCCGACATCGACTACGCCAAGGCCCAGGCCGAACTGGCCGAGGCGATGGCCCAGCTGCGGGTGATCGAGCATCTGCGCAAGAAGGGGCAGCGCCGCTGA
- a CDS encoding F0F1 ATP synthase subunit B, translating to MNINATLIGQSIAFFLFVWFCMKFVWPPLIQALEERKKRIADGLAAAERGKREQQLAEERAKELLHDVKQQAQEIINRAEKRATEIVEEAKNDARSEGERLLAAARAEIDKEVNRVKEDLRAQVVSIALAGAEKVLEREVDEAAHSELLDKLAAEI from the coding sequence ATGAATATCAACGCGACACTGATCGGTCAGTCCATCGCCTTCTTCCTCTTCGTCTGGTTCTGCATGAAGTTCGTCTGGCCGCCTTTGATCCAGGCGCTGGAGGAACGCAAGAAGAGGATTGCCGATGGTCTGGCTGCAGCCGAGCGCGGCAAGCGTGAACAGCAGCTGGCCGAGGAACGGGCCAAGGAGCTGCTGCACGACGTCAAGCAGCAGGCACAGGAGATCATCAACCGTGCCGAGAAGCGTGCGACCGAGATCGTCGAAGAGGCCAAGAACGATGCGCGCAGCGAGGGCGAACGCCTGCTGGCTGCGGCCCGCGCCGAGATCGACAAGGAGGTCAACCGGGTGAAGGAAGACCTGCGTGCGCAGGTGGTGAGCATCGCCCTGGCCGGCGCCGAGAAGGTGCTGGAGCGCGAGGTCGACGAGGCTGCCCACAGCGAACTGCTGGACAAGCTGGCAGCAGAGATCTAG
- the glmS gene encoding glutamine--fructose-6-phosphate transaminase (isomerizing), producing MCGIVGAIAQRDVAPILLEGLRRLEYRGYDSAGMAVLDAAGELGRRRATGKVAELAAALDAGPLPGGLGIAHTRWATHGKPTERNAHPHICNRVVAVVHNGIIENHDILRDRQKAQGYRFTSETDTEVIVHQIHHHLQQGQELLAAVQAAVQELEGAYALGVVSREEPQRLIAARRGSPLVIGVGVGENFIASDVAALVPVTQRFIFLEDGDVAEIRHEGIRIFDAAGQPVERPVRVSELSADAVERGPYRHFMLKEIFEQPRAVADCLEGRISNGRVLEAAFGHGAAEIFDQVQGVHIIACGTSFHAGMVGRYWLEAIAGVPCSVEVASEFRYRRPVVRNHSLIVTLSQSGETADTLAGLQEAKRLGFGHSLTICNVPESSLVRESDLTLMTRAGPEIGVASTKAFTTQLVAMMLLVIALGRRHGMSEDMERRLVEQLQQMPGMIEHALQLNDGIHRLAERFADKHHALFLGRGAMYPVAMEGALKLKEISYIHAEAYPAGELKHGPLALIDADMPVIAVAPNDELLEKLKSNLQEVSARGGELFVFADTDAGMTEADNITVLPVAPTDDCIAPIVFTIPLQLLAYHVAVLKGTDVDQPRNLAKSVTVE from the coding sequence ATGTGCGGTATCGTCGGAGCCATTGCCCAGCGTGACGTTGCGCCCATCCTGCTCGAAGGGCTGCGGCGGCTTGAATACCGCGGCTACGATTCGGCCGGCATGGCGGTGCTGGATGCGGCCGGCGAGCTGGGCCGGCGGCGCGCCACCGGCAAGGTCGCGGAGCTGGCCGCTGCGCTCGACGCCGGTCCCCTGCCCGGCGGTCTTGGCATCGCCCACACGCGCTGGGCCACCCACGGCAAGCCGACCGAGCGCAATGCCCATCCGCACATCTGCAATCGAGTGGTGGCGGTGGTGCACAATGGCATCATCGAGAACCACGACATCCTGCGTGACCGGCAGAAGGCCCAGGGTTACCGCTTCACCTCGGAGACCGATACCGAGGTCATCGTTCACCAGATCCATCACCATCTGCAACAGGGGCAGGAGCTGCTCGCCGCGGTGCAGGCCGCGGTGCAGGAGCTGGAGGGTGCCTATGCCCTGGGTGTCGTCTCGCGCGAGGAGCCGCAGCGCCTGATCGCCGCCCGGCGCGGCAGTCCGCTGGTGATCGGCGTCGGCGTTGGCGAGAACTTCATCGCCTCCGATGTCGCCGCGCTGGTGCCGGTGACCCAGCGGTTCATCTTCCTCGAGGACGGCGACGTGGCCGAGATCCGCCATGAGGGCATCCGCATCTTCGACGCCGCTGGGCAGCCGGTGGAACGCCCGGTGCGCGTCTCCGAACTGAGCGCCGATGCAGTGGAGCGCGGTCCCTACCGGCACTTCATGCTCAAGGAGATCTTCGAGCAGCCGCGCGCCGTGGCGGATTGCCTGGAAGGGCGGATCAGCAACGGCCGGGTGCTGGAGGCCGCCTTCGGCCACGGGGCGGCAGAGATCTTCGACCAGGTACAGGGCGTGCACATCATCGCCTGCGGCACCAGTTTCCATGCCGGCATGGTCGGCCGCTACTGGCTGGAGGCCATCGCTGGCGTGCCCTGCAGCGTCGAGGTGGCCAGCGAGTTCCGCTACCGGCGGCCGGTGGTGCGCAACCATTCACTGATCGTCACCCTCTCCCAGTCGGGTGAGACCGCCGACACCCTGGCCGGCCTGCAGGAGGCGAAACGCCTCGGCTTCGGCCACTCGCTGACGATCTGCAACGTGCCGGAGAGTTCGCTGGTGCGGGAATCCGACCTGACCCTGATGACCCGCGCCGGACCGGAGATCGGTGTCGCCTCGACCAAGGCCTTCACCACCCAACTGGTCGCCATGATGCTGCTGGTCATCGCCCTCGGCCGCCGCCATGGGATGAGCGAAGACATGGAACGCCGCCTGGTCGAACAGCTGCAGCAGATGCCGGGCATGATCGAGCACGCCCTGCAGCTCAACGATGGCATCCATCGTCTTGCCGAACGCTTTGCCGACAAGCACCATGCCCTGTTCCTCGGTCGCGGGGCCATGTATCCGGTGGCCATGGAAGGGGCGCTGAAGCTCAAGGAGATTTCCTACATCCACGCCGAGGCCTATCCAGCCGGCGAACTCAAGCACGGCCCCCTGGCGCTGATCGATGCCGACATGCCGGTGATCGCCGTCGCCCCCAACGACGAGCTGCTGGAAAAGCTCAAGTCCAACCTGCAGGAAGTCAGTGCTCGCGGCGGCGAACTGTTCGTCTTCGCCGATACCGATGCCGGCATGACCGAGGCCGACAACATCACCGTGCTGCCCGTTGCGCCCACCGATGACTGCATCGCCCCCATCGTCTTTACCATCCCCCTGCAACTGCTCGCCTACCATGTCGCCGTGCTCAAGGGCACCGACGTCGATCAGCCGCGTAACCTCGCCAAGTCAGTGACCGTGGAATAG
- a CDS encoding phosphate-starvation-inducible PsiE family protein, with amino-acid sequence MAIQCIVGAVSRPRSGRKGVPRHAAAVQAGSRGRVIFDFEKITPPFILGTAAVVFALGITYWLISKKT; translated from the coding sequence ATGGCGATACAATGTATCGTAGGAGCGGTCTCCAGGCCGCGATCGGGGCGCAAGGGGGTACCGCGCCATGCTGCCGCAGTGCAGGCTGGTTCACGAGGTCGTGTCATCTTCGATTTCGAGAAGATCACCCCACCGTTTATACTGGGGACTGCGGCCGTGGTCTTTGCCCTGGGCATTACCTATTGGCTGATCTCCAAGAAGACCTGA
- a CDS encoding F0F1 ATP synthase subunit delta → MAEITTIARPYAQAAFKLAQQEQALDRWAQMLALAAQVAADEEMNRLLDDPRLTAEQIAGLFIDVCDDALDEHGRNLIRLLAENRRLGVFGEIHRLFLLLKSEAEGVLQAELISARPVSEQQKAAVLGALKARFGRDVELDCKVDESLIGGAVIRAGDLVIDGSVRGKLARLATALSH, encoded by the coding sequence ATGGCTGAAATCACCACTATTGCCAGGCCCTATGCCCAGGCCGCCTTCAAGCTGGCGCAACAGGAACAGGCCCTGGACCGCTGGGCGCAGATGCTCGCCCTGGCCGCCCAGGTGGCTGCGGACGAGGAGATGAACCGCCTGCTGGACGATCCGCGGCTGACCGCCGAGCAGATCGCCGGCCTGTTCATCGACGTCTGTGACGACGCGCTCGACGAGCACGGCCGCAACCTGATCCGCCTGCTGGCCGAGAACCGCCGGCTGGGCGTGTTCGGCGAGATCCATCGGCTGTTCCTGCTGCTGAAGAGCGAGGCCGAGGGCGTGCTGCAGGCCGAGCTGATCAGCGCCCGCCCGGTCAGCGAGCAGCAGAAGGCTGCGGTACTGGGCGCGCTGAAGGCGCGTTTCGGCCGCGACGTGGAGCTGGACTGCAAGGTCGATGAGTCACTCATCGGCGGCGCCGTGATCCGCGCGGGCGACCTGGTTATCGACGGTTCGGTCCGGGGCAAGCTGGCACGACTGGCCACGGCCCTGAGCCACTGA
- a CDS encoding peptidylprolyl isomerase has translation MADERVAKNRVVSITYTISDEQGNLLEQSDLPITYLHGGRNDLFESIEAALEGCRVGDRVEVTLTPEEGFGAHDPNLTFTDKLENVPPQFRRLGVEVEMQNDRGESRIFIVTHMDEETLTVDGNHPFAGKTLIYSVKVDNVREATPEELKHGVQQGVMTH, from the coding sequence ATGGCCGACGAACGGGTAGCAAAGAACCGGGTGGTTTCGATCACCTACACCATCTCCGACGAGCAGGGAAACCTGCTGGAACAGAGCGACCTGCCGATCACCTATCTGCATGGCGGCCGCAACGACCTGTTCGAGTCCATCGAGGCGGCGCTGGAAGGCTGCCGGGTGGGTGATCGGGTTGAGGTCACGCTCACCCCCGAAGAGGGTTTCGGAGCGCACGATCCCAATCTGACCTTCACCGACAAGCTGGAGAACGTGCCCCCGCAGTTCCGCCGTCTTGGCGTCGAGGTGGAGATGCAGAACGACCGTGGCGAGTCGCGCATCTTCATCGTGACCCACATGGACGAGGAGACGCTGACCGTCGATGGCAACCACCCCTTCGCGGGCAAGACCCTGATCTACAGCGTCAAGGTCGACAATGTGCGCGAGGCGACGCCCGAGGAACTGAAGCATGGTGTCCAGCAGGGCGTGATGACCCACTAG
- the atpD gene encoding F0F1 ATP synthase subunit beta, with protein MSSGNIVEIIGAVVDVEFPRDSVPKVYDALSVREADLTLEVQQQLGDGVVRTIAMGSTDGLRRGLDVSNSGAPISVPVGKGTLGRVMDVLGKPVDEAGPVEAEKTMPIHRDPPAYADQAASVEILETGIKVIDLIMPIAKGGKVGLFGGAGVGKTVTLMELIRNIAIEHSGSSVFAGVGERTREGNDFYYEMKEAGVLDKVALVYGQMNEPPGNRLRVALTGLTMAEHFRDEGADVLMFIDNIYRYTLAGTEVSALLGRMPSAVGYQPTLAEEMGVLQERITSTKTGSITSFQAVYVPADDLTDPSPATTFAHLDATLVLSRQVAELGIYPAVDPLDSTSRQLDPLVIGSEHYETARAVQGTLQRYKELRDIIAILGMDELSDEDKQVVGRARRIQRFLSQPFFVAETFTGSPGKYVSLKDTIAGFKAIVAGEYDHLPEQAFYMVGSIDEAVEKAKSL; from the coding sequence ATGAGTTCGGGCAATATCGTTGAGATCATCGGCGCCGTTGTCGACGTGGAATTTCCGCGAGACTCGGTACCCAAGGTGTACGACGCGCTGAGCGTGCGCGAGGCTGACCTGACCCTGGAGGTGCAGCAGCAGCTGGGCGACGGCGTGGTGCGTACCATTGCCATGGGTTCGACCGACGGCCTGCGCCGTGGACTCGACGTCAGCAACTCCGGCGCACCGATCTCGGTGCCGGTCGGCAAGGGCACCCTGGGCCGGGTGATGGACGTGCTCGGCAAGCCGGTGGACGAGGCCGGCCCGGTCGAGGCGGAGAAGACCATGCCCATCCACCGCGACCCGCCGGCCTATGCCGATCAGGCCGCCTCGGTGGAGATTCTCGAGACCGGTATCAAGGTGATCGACCTGATCATGCCGATCGCCAAGGGCGGCAAGGTCGGCCTGTTCGGCGGCGCCGGCGTGGGCAAGACCGTGACCCTGATGGAGCTGATCCGCAACATCGCCATCGAGCACTCCGGGTCCTCGGTGTTCGCCGGCGTCGGCGAGCGTACCCGTGAGGGTAACGACTTCTACTACGAGATGAAGGAGGCCGGCGTGCTGGACAAGGTGGCGCTGGTCTACGGCCAGATGAATGAACCGCCTGGCAACCGCCTGCGCGTGGCGCTGACCGGTCTGACCATGGCCGAGCACTTCCGCGACGAGGGTGCCGACGTGCTGATGTTCATCGACAACATCTACCGTTATACCCTGGCCGGTACCGAAGTGTCCGCACTGCTTGGCCGCATGCCTTCGGCAGTGGGTTACCAGCCGACCCTGGCCGAGGAAATGGGTGTGCTGCAGGAGCGCATCACCTCCACCAAGACCGGATCCATCACCTCCTTCCAGGCGGTGTACGTGCCGGCCGACGACCTCACCGACCCCTCGCCGGCCACCACCTTCGCCCACCTGGACGCCACCCTGGTGCTGTCGCGTCAGGTGGCCGAGCTGGGCATCTATCCGGCCGTGGATCCGCTGGACTCCACCTCGCGCCAGCTCGACCCGCTGGTCATCGGCAGCGAACACTATGAGACTGCCCGTGCCGTGCAGGGTACGCTGCAGCGCTACAAGGAGCTGCGCGACATCATCGCCATCCTCGGCATGGACGAGCTGTCGGACGAGGACAAGCAGGTGGTCGGCCGTGCCCGCCGCATCCAGCGCTTCCTGTCGCAGCCGTTCTTCGTCGCCGAGACCTTCACCGGCTCGCCCGGCAAGTACGTGTCGCTGAAGGACACCATCGCAGGCTTCAAGGCCATCGTCGCGGGCGAGTACGATCACCTGCCGGAGCAGGCCTTCTACATGGTCGGCAGCATCGACGAGGCTGTGGAAAAGGCGAAGAGCCTCTAA